The Brassica napus cultivar Da-Ae chromosome C7, Da-Ae, whole genome shotgun sequence genome has a segment encoding these proteins:
- the LOC106445079 gene encoding histone-lysine N-methyltransferase ASHR1 — MADTQTFLRDRCLTVLNLPEKGRSLFISRDFRPGEVILRQEPYVSVPNNNSSESRCDGCFKTDGLKKCSGCQVVWYCGSSCQKSEWKLHRHECKALCRLEKEKRMLVTPTIRLMVKLYLKRNFQNEKVIPITTTDDYSLVEALVSHMPELDEKQLMLYAQMANLVNLILQFPGIDLKEIAENFSKFSCNAHSICDSELRPEGIGLFPLVSIINHSCSPNAVLVFEEKMAVVRAMDNISKDSEVTISYIETAGSTLTRQKSLKEQYLFHCHCARCSNIGKPHDIEESAILEGYRCANEKCSGFLLRDPDEKGFVCQKCMLLRSKEEVKKLAGDVKTVIAKAPASPSAENTQDAIALYKTLEKRQEKLYHSFSITLMRTREKLLKMLMEVESWREALSYCKLIVLVYQRVYPATHPLIGLQFYTQGKLEWLLGQTEEAVSSLIKAYDILRISHGTSTPFMKDLSAKLDEARAEASYKLLALEDGN, encoded by the exons ATGGCGGATACGCAGACCTTTCTACGCGATCGCTGCTTAACCGTTTTGAATCTCCCAGAAAAAGGCCGCTCTCTATTCATCTCCAGAGACTTTCGTCCAG GAGAAGTGATTCTGAGGCAAGAGCCGTATGTTTCTGTTCCGAACAACAATTCTTCTGAATCAAGATGTGACGGATGTTTCAAGACCGATGGCTTGAAGAAATGTTCTGGTTGTCAAGTGGTTTGGTACTGTGGGAGCTCGTGCCAG aAGTCAGAGTGGAAGTTGCATCGCCATGAATGCAAAGCTCTCTGTAGGCTTGAGAAGGAGAAGCGCATGTTAGTGACTCCTACAATACGTCTGATGGTCAAACTTTACCTCAAGAGGAACTTCCAAAACGAAAAG GTCATACCGATCACGACAACAGATGATTACAGTTTGGTGGAGGCTTTGGTGTCGC ataTGCCTGAGCTTGATGAGAAGCAGCTGATGTTGTATGCGCAAATGGCTAATCTTGTGAACTTGATACTTCAGTTTCCTGGTATTGATCTCAAAGAGATTGCCGAGAACTTTTCAAAG TTCTCGTGCAATGCTCATAGCATTTGTGATAGCGAATTGAGACCTGAGGGGATAGGATTGTTTCCCTTGGTTTCCATCATTAATCACAG CTGCTCTCCCAATGCGGTACTAGTGTTCGAAGAAAAGATGGCGGTTGTTCGAGCTATGGACAACATATCAAAGGATTCAGAG GTAACTATCAGCTATATTGAAACCGCTGGAAGCACTCTAACTCGGCAGAAGTCTCTGAAAGAACAATACCTCTTCCACTGTCATTGCGCACGATGCAGTAACATT GGAAAACCTCATGATATTGAAGAAAGTGCGATATTGGAAGGCTATCGGTGTGCCAATGAGAAGTGTAGTGGTTTCTTACTCCGTGATCCTG ATGAGAAAGGCTTTGTTTGCCAGAAATGCATGCTTCTTAGGAGCAAGGAAGAGGTTAAAAAGTTGGCGGGTGATGTGAAAACAGTTATAGCGAAGGCTCCTGCATCTCCTTCGGCAGAAA ATACACAGGACGCCATTGCGCTGTATAAGACGTTGGAGAAACGACAAGAGAAGCTTTACCATTCTTTCTCCATCACTTTAATGAGAACTCGTGAAAAGCTTCTTAAG ATGCTGATGGAAGTAGAAAGCTGGAGAGAAGCTTTGAGTTATTGCAAACTTATAGTCCTTGTTTACCAAA GAGTATATCCAGCAACCCATCCTTTGATTGGACTGCAGTTCTATACCCAGGGAAAACTCGAATG GTTGCTAGGGCAAACCGAAGAGGCGGTGAGTTCACTGATTAAGGCATATGACATTCTGCGGATAAGCCATGGAACAAGTACACCTTTCATGAAAGATCTCTCAGCAAAGTTGGATGAAGCTCGTGCAGAAGCTTCTTATAAGCTGCTTGCATTAGAAGATGGCAACTAG